From one Rhopalosiphum padi isolate XX-2018 chromosome 2, ASM2088224v1, whole genome shotgun sequence genomic stretch:
- the LOC132919338 gene encoding very long-chain-fatty-acid--CoA ligase bubblegum, whose protein sequence is MSDDGDIIPSVMQNGGSQYKIKENSFLPSAVVENNTKMSFENSKPAENYGPDQVLPASQKYTSEPNGRVTLRIEAGADHTPISVPGLLTRAAEKFGDLPALNYKSANKWVQVNYKEYEHNVRTVAKAFIKLGLERFHGVCIIGFNSPEWFYSDLGAIYAGGFAAGMYTTNLVDACFHCLETSKANIAVVEDSKQLEKILSVKSRLPHLKAIIQYEGKPTEEGVLSWEDVMRIGSAESDDKLNAILKTMGVNECCTLVFTSGTEGASKAVMVSHDNVTFNAYMITKFLSLVDGKEVLVSYLPLSHVAAQITDIYSAITLGAQVYFGEKDALKGSLVNTLQAARPTVFLGVPRVWEKINEKLVSIGRKSGSLKKYIADWAKEVGLNHYEDAMKGVDRETYSYKFFRWLIYSRIKSAIGFDRCKYFISAAAPISVELKKYFMSLDIPLCEAFGMSECGGAHTLSNPTDENVAGVGKTLEGVSSKIDKPDKDGNGELCVYGRHVFMGYLNLPDKTESTLDSDGWLHSGDIAQIDDKGYVTITGRIKELLITAGGENIPPVLIENNVKAELPVVSNAFLIGDKRKFLSILLSLKCEVHAETAEPLDTLTPEVISWLSSLNCKFTKVSEVVANKPKEVLDAIQKGIDAANKKAISNAQKIQKFTILPVDFSLPTGELGPTLKIKRPVVNEKYKDLIEEFYKN, encoded by the exons atgaGTGATGACGGTGATATTATTCCAAGTGTTATGCAAAATGGTGGAagtcaatacaaaataaaagag AATTCATTTTTACCTAGTGCTGTTGTtgaaaataacacaaaaatgag TTTTGAAAACTCAAAACCAGCAGAAAATT ATGGGCCAGACCAAGTTTTACCTGCTTCACAGAAATATACAAGTGAACCAAATGGCCGAGTTACTTTAAGAATTGAGGCTGGTGCAGATCACACTCCCATATCTGTACCTGGACTTTTGACTAGAGCTGCTGAAAAATTTGGTGATCTACctgcattaaattataaatcggcCAATAAATGGGTCCAAGTTAACTACAA AGAATATGAACATAATGTACGAACTGTTGCCAAAGCATTTATAAAGTTGGGTCTTGAAAGATTTCATGGTGTTTGTATAATTGGTTTTAATTCTCCAGAATGGTTTTACTCAGACTTGGGTGCCATATACGCTgg tgGTTTTGCTGCTGGAATGTATACAACAAATCTCGTGGATGCTTGTTTCCACTGTTTAGAGACAAGTAAAGCAAATATTGCTGTAGTTGAAGATAGCAAGCAATTGGAAAAAATACTATCAGTCAAAAGTCGTTTACCCCACTTGAAAGCTATCATTCAGTATGAAGGCAAACCTACTGAAGAGGGTGTTTTATCT TGGGAAGATGTGATGAGAATTGGATCAGCTGAATCTGATGATAAATTAAATGCTATATTGAAAACCATGGGAGTCAATGAGTGCTGTACATTAGTTTTTAcg tctGGAACTGAAGGCGCATCAAAAGCTGTCATGGTTAGTCATGATAATGTCACGTTCAATGCATATATGATCACAAAATTTTTGTCCTTAGTTGATGGCAAGGAAGTTCTTGTATCATATTTACCTTTAAGTCATGTAGCAGCACAG atcacTGATATATATAGTGCGATCACTTTAGGGGCTCAAGTATATTTTGGTGAAAAAGACGCTTTAAag ggttCTTTAGTGAACACACTCCAAGCTGCTAGACCTACAGTCTTTTTGGGTGTTCCTCGTGTTTgggaaaaaattaatgaaaaattagtgAGTATTGGCCGAAAATCGGGttcattaaagaaatatattgcTGATTGGGCTAAAGAAGTTGGCTTAAATCATTATGAAGATGCAATGAAAGG aGTTGACAGAGAAACATACTCATATAAATTCTTCAGATGGTTAATATATAGTCGTATCAAAAGTGCTATTGGTTTCGATAgatgcaaatattttatttcagctGCTGCCCCTATATCAGTGGagcttaagaaatattttatgagtttagACATACCTTTATgcgaa GCATTTGGAATGTCTGAGTGTGGAGGTGCACATACACTGAGTAATCCAACTGACGAGAATGTTGCTGGTGTTGGAAAAACATTAGAAGGAGTTAGTTCAAAAATCGACAAACCTGATAAGGATGGTAATGGCGAG TTGTGTGTTTATGGACGTCACGTGTTTATGGGTTATTTGAATTTGCCAGATAAAACTGAGAGTACCTTAGACAGTGATGGATGGCTTCATTCTGGTGATATTGCCCAAATAGATGATAAAGGATATGTTACTATTACTGGAAGAATAAAG gaATTATTAATAACAGCAGGTGGAGAGAACATACCTCCTGTGTTAATCGAAAATAATGTCAAAGCTGAATTACCAGTTGTTAGCAATGCTTTCTTAATAGGAGACAAGAGAAAATTTTTGTCCATACTGTTATCTTTAAAg TGTGAAGTACATGCTGAAACTGCTGAGCCACTTGATACTTTAACACCTGAAGTGATTTCATGGCTATCATCACTTAATTGTAAGTTTACCAAAGTGTCGGAAGTCGTAGCAAATAAACCTAAAGAAGTTCTTGATGCCATACAAAAAGGCATTGATGCAGCAAACAAGAAAGCTATATCTAATGCACAGAAAATTCAGAAGTTTACAATTTTGCCTGTTGATTTCTCTTTGCCTACTGGTGAATTAG GTCCTACACTTAAAATCAAGCGTCCAGTGGTGAACGAAAAATACAAAGATTTAATTGAAGAGTTCTATAAGAACTGA
- the LOC132919339 gene encoding cryptochrome-2, producing MDKNNADVGHETTIHWFRKGMRLHDNPAFKLSCEARNNSGQCYKLRPIYILDPYFRKYIRAGANRWRFLQQSLMDLDSTLRKLGTRLYVIRGLPHEVFPDLFAKWNVKLLTFELDTEPYARQRDNQVEQLARKHGVKVEQKVSHTIYNTELVLRANGGNVPMTYQKFISVVDSMPNPRRPIPAPDKLPPECLLNDDLNNQEFDVPTLDELLTLKGFNPAELKPCLYPGGEKEALRRLEEYMKNKTWICKFEKPNTSPNSLKPSTTVLSPYMKFGCLSASHFYYRLKEVIGNSPHSKPPVSLIGQLYWREFYYTVGASTPNFDKMEGNSICCQVPWDNNPDALEAWTNGKTGYPFIDAIMRQLRDEGWIHHLARHAVACFLTRGDLWISWEKGLAVFEELLLDADWSMNAGNWMWLSASAFFHQFFRVYSPVAFGKKTDKSGDYIRKYIPELAKYPDQYIYEPWSAPKSIQERAGCVVGVHYPKRVVVHEDVYKNNITKMSLAYKNTKAGKSSSNSKKSRDMSSPDKKNTKKAKLK from the coding sequence atggACAAGAATAATGCTGATGTTGGACACGAGACAACCATTCACTGGTTCAGGAAAGGTATGCGTTTGCATGACAACCCAGCGTTTAAGCTATCGTGCGAGGCGAGGAATAATAGTGGTCAGTGTTACAAGCTTAGACCCATTTACATACTGGACCCTTATTTCCGTAAATACATACGGGCAGGTGCGAACCGTTGGAGGTTCTTGCAGCAGAGTCTGATGGATTTAGACAGTACACTACGGAAACTGGGCACACGGCTATATGTTATCAGAGGGTTGCCACACGAAGTCTTTCCAGACTTGTTTGCTAAATGGAATGTAAAACTGTTGACATTTGAGTTGGACACTGAGCCATACGCCCGTCAAAGGGATAATCAAGTGGAACAACTGGCCAGAAAACATGGTGTCAAAGTAGAACAAAAAGTCTctcatactatttataatactgAACTTGTGCTCAGGGCAAATGGTGGCAACGTTCCAATGACTTACCAGAAGTTTATATCTGTTGTCGACTCTATGCCAAATCCTCGTCGACCAATACCTGCACCAGATAAGTTACCTCCTGAGTGTCTACTTAATGATGACTTAAACAACCAAGAGTTTGATGTGCCAACACTGGACGAATTATTAACGTTAAAGGGTTTCAACCCGGCAGAACTTAAACCTTGTTTATATCCTGGTGGAGAAAAAGAAGCTCTTAGGCGTTTGGAAGAATATATGAAAAACAAGACATGGATATGTAAATTTGAAAAACCAAATACATCGCCAAATAGCCTGAAGCCTAGCACTACTGTATTAAGCCCGTACATGAAATTTGGGTGTTTATCAGctagtcatttttattatagattgaAAGAAGTTATTGGTAATAGCCCTCATTCTAAACCTCCTGTATCTCTGATTGGTCAGTTGTATTGGAGAGAGTTTTATTATACTGTTGGTGCTTCAACTCCCAATTTTGATAAAATGGAAGGTAATTCAATTTGTTGTCAGGTACCGTGGGATAACAACCCTGATGCGTTAGAAGCTTGGACAAATGGTAAGACAGGATATCCATTCATTGATGCAATTATGAGACAATTGAGAGATGAAGGGTGGATACACCATTTAGCTAGACATGCTGTTGCATGTTTTTTAACCCGAGGAGACTTGTGGATATCTTGGGAAAAAGGCTTAGCTGTATTTGAAGAATTATTACTTGATGCCGATTGGTCAATGAATGCTGGGAATTGGATGTGGTTGTCGGCATCAGCATTTTTCCATCAATTTTTTAGAGTCTACAGTCCAGTTGCATTTGGTAAAAAGACTGATAAAAGTGGTGATTACATCAGAAAATATATCCCAGAATTAGCCAAGTATCCAGATCAGTATATATATGAACCATGGTCAGCACCTAAGTCCATTCAAGAAAGAGCTGGTTGTGTGGTTGGAGTGCATTATCCAAAACGAGTGGTAGTGCATGaagatgtatacaaaaataatattacaaaaatgtcaTTAGCTTACAAGAATACCAAAGCTGGCAAGAGTTCTTCTAATAGTAAAAAATCTAGAGATATGTCATctcctgataaaaaaaatacaaaaaaagctaaattaaaatga